The following are encoded together in the Cheilinus undulatus linkage group 3, ASM1832078v1, whole genome shotgun sequence genome:
- the LOC121507326 gene encoding protein ALP1-like, protein MEAYEENVCNADCLISNVVAKWPGSVHDSQVFWTSGIYQHLSQGEFSGVLLGDRGYACQPFLLTLFTDPQEAQQAYNHAHARTRARIEMTFGLLKACFHCLQDLRVSPLRACGITVACAVLHNVACLRKERAPRVPSHID, encoded by the exons ATGGAGGCTTACGAGGAG AATGTCTGCAATGCTGATTGTCTCATCAGCAATGTTGTGGCAAAGTGGCCTGGCTCAGTCCATGACTCCCAAGTCTTTTGGACCTCTGGAATCTATCAGCACCTATCACAAG GTGAATTCTCTGGTGTGTTGCTGGGGGACAGGGGGTATGCCTGCCAGCCTTTTCTCCTGACACTATTCACAGACCCCCAGGAAGCACAGCAGGCCTACAATCATGCCCATGCCAGGACAAGGGCCAGGATTGAAATGACCTTTGGCCTCCTGAAGGCATGCTTTCACTGTCTTCAAGACTTAAGGGTCAGCCCTTTGAGGGCATGTGGCATCACTGTGGCCTGTGCTGTCCTCCACAATGTGGCCTGCCTGAGGAAGGAGAGGGCCCCCAGAGTGCCATCACACATTGACTAG